DNA from Mycobacterium sp. SMC-8:
AGTTGGGTCTTGGGGGTCTCGGCGCCCTCGAACGCCCGCTCGTAGGACAGCAGGTCCCACCCGTACTCGTGGGGCAGGTAGTCGTTGCGGATGAACCGGGTCCGGATGTCCTCGGGGAACGTCTGGATCTCGCCGTTGAGGACGACGGTCTCGACCCTGCCGGGCTGGTACAGCACCCGGATGTCGGCCACCGGGTCGCCGTCGACGACGATGATGTCGGCCAGCTTGCCTTCGGCGAGCACGCCGAGGTCGTCGGGCAGGCCCATCGCGTTGGCGCCGTGCTTGGTGCCGGCCTGGATGGCCTCCAATGAACTCATGCCGGTGTAGAGCATCAGCATCTCCAGCTCGCGGGCGTGCCACTGGCCGTACGGCACCAACGAGAAGCCGCTGTCGGTGCCCATCGCGAACTTCACCCCGGCCGCGTACGCGCGGTGCAGGCTGTCCATCGTCGCGTCGTTCATCCGTTTGGTGGCCTCGGAGATCGACGGACGCACCCGCAGCGTTTCGGCGAACTCCACGATGTGGTGCATCAGCAGCTGGGTGGGCGCCAGCGGGATCCGGCTCTTGGCCAGCTTCTCGATCGTGGCATCGGACATGTGGTTGCCGTGCATGATGTGGTCGAACCCGGCCTCCACCGCCGCATTCATCTCTCCGTCGCCGCGGGCGTGGATGGTGATCTGCATGCCGAGCTGATGGGCCAGGTCGGCGCACAGCTTCAGTTCGTCGTCGGTGAACGCCTGGTAGTCGCCGAAC
Protein-coding regions in this window:
- a CDS encoding amidohydrolase family protein, giving the protein MADNWLLIENGTVVDGDANPPIPNCAVLVRNARIVKIGSVDREVDIPRGARLEVIDARGKTVMPGLIDIHCHMTYGLARTEEEISMYTPPELRTLIAAANVEKVLAAGVTSISQPGGSYYIGVGLREGIKRGIVHGPRMTSAGRYLTTSNGLTDWFPDATGNPESSTGKLTNAPDEMIAEIRRQKKAGVDLIKLADSPFGDYQAFTDDELKLCADLAHQLGMQITIHARGDGEMNAAVEAGFDHIMHGNHMSDATIEKLAKSRIPLAPTQLLMHHIVEFAETLRVRPSISEATKRMNDATMDSLHRAYAAGVKFAMGTDSGFSLVPYGQWHARELEMLMLYTGMSSLEAIQAGTKHGANAMGLPDDLGVLAEGKLADIIVVDGDPVADIRVLYQPGRVETVVLNGEIQTFPEDIRTRFIRNDYLPHEYGWDLLSYERAFEGAETPKTQLDWTSEQRLDVVNDVRKYEKIGAAPAAE